In a single window of the Macadamia integrifolia cultivar HAES 741 unplaced genomic scaffold, SCU_Mint_v3 scaffold3669, whole genome shotgun sequence genome:
- the LOC122068267 gene encoding wall-associated receptor kinase 4-like, translating to MVLNLLILLNLCSLVGIAMAVPLQLSLPGCDEKCGNVTIPYPFGFKDGCFRDPDYSITCDQAWNGGTPTIYGIEVLEISLLDAQVIVKDEYPSSECFNATGGRNSSYRGHNLVNSPFTFSSKRNKLIAIGCDTVAYFDSYFSGSNFTSGCISLCESMDSVTNGSCSGIGCCQTSIPLGIKKFYVRFDSYYDHAKNLESNPCSFGFLGDPNYFTFNSSDLSVNSFNRSKTPIVLDWAIGNQTCEEALHNESYACGPNSNCSDSINGPGYGYQCNCRDGFEGNPYLLQLGCQ from the coding sequence ATGGTTCTGAATCTTCTGATACTGCTTAATCTTTGTTCATTAGTTGGAATAGCCATGGCTGTTCCTCTACAACTATCCCTGCCAGGCTGCGACGAAAAATGCGGAAATGTAACCATACCATACCCATTTGGCTTCAAAGATGGATGCTTTAGGGATCCTGATTATAGTATTACATGTGATCAGGCATGGAATGGTGGCACACCCACAATCTATGGCATTGAGGTTCTTGAGATATCATTATTGGATGCCCAAGTCATAGTGAAGGATGAGTATCCTTCTTCTGAATGCTTCAATGCTACAGGCGGGAGAAATTCTTCTTATAGAGGGCATAATCTAGTAAATAGCCCATTCACGTTCTCATCGAAACGCAACAAGCTTATAGCCATCGGATGTGACACCGTTGCCTACTTTGATTCATATTTTTCTGGCAGCAATTTTACGAGTGGGTGCATATCTCTGTGTGAAAGTATGGATAGTGTGACGAATGGTTCTTGCTCTGGAATTGGTTGTTGCCAGACCTCAATCCCTTTGGGCATCAAAAAATTCTATGTGAGATTTGATAGTTATTATGACCATGCTAAGAATTTGGAGTCAAACCCTTGCAGCTTTGGTTTCTTGGGCGATCCAAATTACTTCACCTTCAATTCATCAGATCTTTCGGTCAATAGTTTCAACAGATCGAAGACTCCAATTGTGTTGGACTGGGCAATTGGGAATCAAACATGTGAAGAAGCACTTCATAATGAATCTTATGCTTGTGGTCCAAATAGCAATTGCTCTGATTCAATCAATGGTCCCGGCTATGGCTATCAGTGTAATTGCAGAGATGGTTTTGAGGGCAACCCTTATCTCCTTCAACTAGGATGCCAAG